In one window of Pseudoalteromonas xiamenensis DNA:
- the ydiJ gene encoding D-2-hydroxyglutarate dehydrogenase YdiJ produces the protein MIAKLTKQVTSNELLNKYILVLNQNGFTGETDTSYATRLVNSTDNSIYQEVPQAVIYPKNPKDIQVALQTASSDPFLSLTFGPRGGGTGTNGQSLTPGIVIDLSKHMREILEINVEERWVKVQAGVIKDQLNDYLKPYGFFFSPDLSTSNRATVGGMINTDASGQGSLVYGKTSDHVLALTTYLVDGTELNTAPMSIEKAKLLAEQDTKIGKIYKHVLETCLEKRALILQKFPRLNRFLTGYDLEHTLSDDLQTFDLSRLITGSEGSLGVVATAKLNITPIQPFKTLINIKYDTFDSALRNSPFLVSANATSVETVDSKVLNLAREDIIWHSVSNLIQDVPNKDMQGLNMVEFNGETPEEIQTKVESLCAKLDSMIEAKQAGIIGYQLTSDKSDILKIYAMRKKSVGLLGNAKGSQKPIAFAEDTAVPPENLADYIVEFRELLDSKGLNYGMFGHVDAGVLHVRPALDMCDPEQEKMMRQISDEVVSLTAKYGGLMWGEHGKGYRSEYGPTFFGEELFNELRKVKTAFDKDNRLNPGKICTPLDSKASLVSVDGQKRAWFDKQIDVTVRESFDNAMTCNGNGLCYNYDEASPMCPSYKVTKDRRYSPKGRATLMKEWLRLQENQSVNILDIEKTLIDSENDTTWWERVVHTYKRNRGEYDFSHEVKESMDECLACKACTTACPIKVDVPTFRSRFLNLYHSKYLRPIKDIFVAQVEHTAPLMAKAPKLVNALVTFKPVSWILKSVIGYVDTPELSVPTLNNLVSDINKFSMVEFSNLSDAELAKTVLVVQDPFTTFYDAQLVADFVSLIQKLGYTPYLLPFLPNGKPQHVKGFLKEFKTTAKNAAEFFNQLSDFNVPLVGLDASLVMVYRDEYKGILTEKERGDFHVLLAHEWLEGISLSDVQSKAHLKKQITLLQHCTETTAMPKSTNVWKAIFNTLDVEVKTPATGCCGMAGTYGHEIQNQDNSRQLYEMSWQHHVQSADFDSLAVTGFSCRCQVKRFENSKPKHPIQILNEIL, from the coding sequence ATGATTGCAAAACTTACCAAACAGGTCACTTCTAACGAATTACTTAACAAGTATATTCTGGTCTTGAATCAAAACGGTTTTACTGGCGAAACCGACACGAGCTATGCTACACGACTAGTAAACTCGACTGACAACAGTATCTACCAAGAAGTCCCCCAAGCAGTCATTTACCCAAAAAATCCGAAAGACATTCAAGTTGCTTTGCAAACTGCATCGAGTGATCCATTCTTGTCGCTAACCTTTGGACCTCGAGGCGGAGGTACTGGCACAAACGGACAAAGTTTGACACCTGGCATAGTGATTGACCTGTCGAAACACATGCGCGAGATTCTCGAGATCAACGTTGAAGAACGCTGGGTTAAAGTTCAAGCGGGTGTGATCAAAGACCAACTAAATGATTACCTAAAACCATATGGGTTCTTCTTTTCACCAGACCTGTCAACCAGTAATCGTGCAACCGTAGGCGGAATGATTAATACCGATGCATCAGGGCAGGGTTCTTTAGTCTATGGAAAAACCAGTGACCATGTACTTGCGCTAACAACTTACTTAGTTGATGGTACTGAGCTAAATACTGCGCCAATGTCAATTGAAAAAGCGAAATTGCTTGCAGAACAAGATACCAAAATCGGCAAAATTTATAAGCACGTATTAGAAACTTGTCTCGAAAAACGAGCACTAATTTTACAAAAATTTCCGCGCTTAAATCGTTTTCTAACAGGTTATGACTTAGAACATACGCTAAGTGATGACTTACAAACCTTCGACTTAAGCCGACTTATTACTGGTTCAGAAGGGTCTCTGGGTGTTGTCGCTACAGCGAAATTGAATATTACACCAATTCAACCGTTTAAAACGTTAATAAACATAAAATACGACACCTTTGATTCTGCATTAAGAAACTCACCTTTCCTCGTTTCAGCTAACGCAACTTCCGTTGAGACCGTAGATAGCAAAGTTCTGAATCTAGCTCGTGAAGATATTATTTGGCATTCTGTGTCGAATCTTATTCAAGATGTGCCGAATAAAGATATGCAAGGCCTAAACATGGTTGAATTCAATGGCGAAACGCCAGAAGAAATCCAAACCAAAGTTGAATCCTTGTGCGCTAAATTGGACTCGATGATTGAAGCGAAGCAGGCGGGTATCATCGGGTATCAACTGACTAGCGACAAGTCCGACATATTAAAAATCTACGCAATGCGTAAGAAATCAGTTGGACTTTTAGGAAATGCAAAAGGTAGCCAAAAACCAATCGCGTTTGCTGAAGATACCGCTGTGCCTCCCGAAAATTTAGCTGACTACATCGTGGAGTTCAGAGAACTGTTGGACAGTAAAGGATTGAACTATGGCATGTTCGGTCATGTCGATGCTGGCGTACTGCACGTGAGACCAGCGCTTGATATGTGCGATCCCGAACAAGAAAAAATGATGCGTCAGATCTCAGATGAAGTTGTGTCTCTTACTGCTAAGTACGGCGGTCTTATGTGGGGCGAACATGGGAAGGGGTATCGCAGTGAATACGGTCCAACTTTTTTCGGGGAAGAATTGTTTAATGAACTCAGAAAAGTTAAAACTGCGTTTGACAAAGATAACCGACTTAATCCTGGCAAAATTTGTACACCTTTAGACTCAAAAGCGTCACTCGTGTCAGTAGATGGTCAAAAGCGTGCTTGGTTTGATAAACAAATAGATGTAACTGTTCGTGAAAGTTTCGATAACGCGATGACCTGTAATGGTAACGGACTTTGCTATAATTACGATGAAGCTTCACCGATGTGTCCATCCTATAAAGTCACCAAGGATAGACGCTATTCCCCTAAAGGCCGCGCTACATTAATGAAAGAATGGTTGCGCTTACAAGAAAATCAGAGCGTAAATATTTTAGACATCGAGAAAACGTTAATTGACTCTGAAAACGATACTACGTGGTGGGAAAGGGTAGTACATACTTACAAACGTAATAGAGGTGAGTATGATTTTTCTCATGAAGTTAAGGAGTCGATGGATGAATGTTTGGCTTGTAAGGCATGTACAACTGCTTGCCCTATTAAAGTTGATGTACCAACCTTTAGATCTCGATTTTTAAATCTGTACCACAGTAAATATCTACGTCCTATAAAGGATATTTTTGTCGCACAGGTTGAACACACCGCTCCATTAATGGCTAAAGCACCAAAACTCGTGAACGCTTTGGTAACTTTTAAACCTGTGTCATGGATACTGAAATCAGTCATTGGGTATGTAGATACTCCCGAGCTTTCAGTGCCCACGCTCAACAATTTAGTATCGGACATAAATAAATTTAGCATGGTTGAATTTTCTAACTTGTCCGATGCCGAGTTGGCTAAAACTGTATTAGTTGTCCAGGATCCTTTCACTACCTTTTATGACGCTCAATTGGTTGCAGATTTTGTATCGCTAATCCAAAAGCTTGGATACACGCCATATCTGCTTCCATTTTTACCAAACGGAAAACCACAGCACGTAAAAGGCTTTTTGAAAGAATTTAAAACAACAGCCAAAAATGCTGCTGAATTTTTTAATCAACTTTCCGATTTTAACGTTCCACTCGTAGGGCTTGATGCTTCGCTCGTCATGGTTTATCGAGATGAGTATAAAGGAATTTTAACGGAGAAAGAGCGAGGCGATTTTCATGTCTTACTCGCCCATGAATGGTTAGAAGGCATAAGCTTATCGGATGTACAATCCAAGGCGCATTTGAAAAAACAAATTACACTTTTACAGCATTGTACTGAAACGACCGCAATGCCCAAATCAACCAACGTTTGGAAAGCTATTTTCAATACGTTAGATGTTGAAGTAAAAACGCCAGCCACAGGTTGTTGCGGTATGGCCGGTACATACGGTCATGAAATTCAGAATCAAGATAACTCACGACAACTCTATGAAATGAGCTGGCAGCATCATGTTCAATCAGCTGATTTTGATTCGTTAGCAGTTACTGGTTTTTCATGCCGATGTCAGGTGAAACGATTCGAAAATTCGAAACCAAAACATCCAATTCAGATCTTGAACGAAATTTTATAG
- a CDS encoding tyrosine-type recombinase/integrase, which translates to MTFVPLVDVFKQLRYQIAHIEDGTLNTEYPELASFIANVQHTIPTLGQELLFVYQFLYVYGRKSEGTFNRFRNEIERFCLWAWLINGQSVFTLRREDIEAYTDFVVEPRKDWCSESVQWRYKDNEGRRQVNGAWRPFINKQVQVSQQTLAAMFTALNVFYKFALLEEKCFSNFVPVVKKNSPYLVVQSQINLPDTLSNLQWEYVLNVTKDACQEEPNLERNLFVLACLKGLYLRISELSERPHWSPVMSHFWQDADGFWFFRVMGKGNKLRDVTLSDEIVEYLRRYRLYRGLPPLPRVDEAFPVIHKIRGQGGMTVRQLRRLVQESFDLAETSLRKDGFVDEAEQLASATAHWLRHTGATHDAQIRPLKHLSEDLGHAKIATTDQIYIQTNVKERAISGLKRKL; encoded by the coding sequence ATGACATTCGTGCCTTTAGTCGATGTGTTTAAACAACTAAGATACCAAATTGCGCATATCGAAGATGGCACATTAAACACAGAGTATCCTGAACTTGCCTCCTTTATTGCCAACGTTCAGCATACTATTCCAACGCTTGGGCAAGAGCTTCTTTTTGTTTATCAATTTTTATATGTGTATGGTCGAAAGTCAGAAGGAACATTTAACCGATTTCGTAATGAAATTGAGCGATTTTGTTTATGGGCCTGGTTAATCAATGGACAATCTGTTTTTACTTTGCGTAGAGAAGACATTGAAGCTTACACTGATTTTGTCGTAGAACCTCGAAAAGATTGGTGTTCGGAAAGTGTGCAATGGCGCTACAAAGATAATGAAGGTAGACGACAAGTTAATGGCGCATGGCGTCCGTTTATTAATAAGCAGGTTCAAGTGAGTCAACAAACGTTGGCCGCTATGTTTACTGCATTGAATGTTTTTTATAAATTTGCGCTACTTGAAGAAAAATGTTTTTCAAATTTTGTCCCTGTAGTTAAGAAAAACTCGCCTTACCTCGTCGTACAATCTCAAATTAACTTACCGGACACGCTGAGTAATCTGCAGTGGGAGTATGTTCTCAATGTTACAAAAGATGCTTGTCAAGAAGAGCCTAATCTAGAGCGAAATTTGTTTGTATTGGCCTGTTTAAAAGGACTGTATCTGCGAATTTCTGAGCTTTCAGAGAGACCACATTGGTCCCCTGTAATGAGCCATTTTTGGCAAGATGCTGACGGATTTTGGTTTTTTAGAGTGATGGGTAAAGGAAATAAGTTGCGAGATGTTACGTTGAGCGATGAAATCGTTGAATATTTAAGACGATACCGGCTCTATCGCGGTTTGCCCCCTTTACCAAGAGTGGATGAAGCGTTTCCTGTGATCCATAAAATTCGGGGTCAAGGTGGTATGACGGTAAGACAACTCAGACGTTTAGTACAAGAAAGTTTTGATTTAGCTGAGACATCATTAAGAAAAGACGGTTTTGTGGATGAAGCTGAACAGTTAGCGAGTGCTACAGCACATTGGTTACGGCACACCGGCGCAACGCATGATGCACAAATAAGACCGTTGAAGCATTTGTCTGAAGATCTTGGACATGCAAAAATCGCAACAACCGACCAGATCTATATTCAAACCAACGTGAAAGAGCGTGCGATTTCCGGTTTGAAGCGAAAGCTGTAG
- a CDS encoding PGPGW domain-containing protein: protein MKKAKYYLLGTLFIVLALVFIVVPGPSILFLLAALVCFSMVNENAKQYLRKAQKAFKEASIKLDKRLK from the coding sequence ATGAAAAAGGCGAAATATTATTTACTGGGGACTTTGTTTATCGTTCTTGCGCTCGTGTTTATTGTGGTGCCAGGGCCTTCTATTTTATTTTTATTGGCTGCACTTGTTTGTTTTTCAATGGTCAATGAAAACGCCAAGCAATATTTAAGAAAAGCGCAAAAAGCATTTAAAGAGGCTAGTATCAAACTAGATAAACGGCTTAAATAA